TTAATGGACGTTTCAGGTACCTATAAAAGAAGGAAACAACGGTTAGGGCACATTCACTGCAATGGACAACAAACAACTACCGCCCCCCCTCCTCTATATTGTCGCAATGTTAGATTCATTGGGTGAAGTCACTCATTATTTGAGTGGACGTGTTGTTTATTATTATATCTATTTAACAGTTAATTAGTTAGTTAAAGAATAAACATTGTGGCCTTTTCCTCCACATATATACTTATAAATAATTTCCTTAATAAATGTTATTTAGCAATTTATTGCACTTTGTAGTAATTTCTGGAACCTTTGCCCATCATGTATAGTAAAGTCAGCcacgtatgtatatacagtaactGCCACCAGTGACAGCGGACAATCGCACCAAAACACTGGTAAGCAGATTAATAATATACCATATTCAACTTCAATATtcatattcaatatttttatatttgttttgtttttataaagTATATAAGTATATTTACATTCTCTAATGAAACACGATATCGCTCTGTGCTCACGCGATTCCGCTGTGATCTCTAGtgctgctacatctgtagtaacttagtaacatagtaacatagtttataaggccgaaaaaagacatctgtccatccagttcggcctgttatcctgcaagttgatccagaggaaggcaaaaaaaaaaactgtgaggtagaagccaattttccccactcaattccttcccaactccaatcaggcaatgaaaatagctccctggatcaacgacccctctctagtagctatagcctgtaatagttttacactccagaaatacatccaggcccctcttgaactcttttagtgatctCACCATCAACACCacctcagacagagagttccatagtctcagcgctcttaccgcaaagaatcctcttctatgtttgtgtacaaaccttcttttctccagaaTATGTAGAGGATGTGCCCTTGGCCTATAAAACTTCCAATACTAGTTCTAGTGTTCTTCACAAGGAGAACTAGTACTCTCAAGACCTACCTTATGTCAAAGACCTCACATCAGGCTAATCAACCACCCTGTTCTGTTACTCTGTACTGAGGCAACAACACTGAAACAGTTATTTACTGATTGGTCCTTTTTTCCTTTTGAAGAAGGCTCCTGGTGTAATATTTTTTGTCAAGCAAGGCCTGCTACATTTTGGACATTAACTATAGTGCATCTGTCTGCACTAGGTGGCACTACAGAGACAGCTTTTATTTTCTTGGAAGATAGCTAATCTGAATATACCATACAATAGATGATACTTTTACTATCCATAgcttaaatattattattattagtagtagtagtattgaaACTGGCTAACTATGAATCATACGACATTTGCATCTTTCTAGACATGGTTGTTCATGTTTAAAGACCTGTAACATTAGGGTAATCATAAATGTACTTTGTCTGCCTCATCTTTTCTACCCAACATATTTACAAACAGTTTTATACAGTAGAAGTCATTTATAAAATTGTAaaacaataaagtgttcctggtaTCCTAAATTATGTTAAAGGGAGCTTGTTTTGAAAACTTTAAACTTTTTTGTCATTTAGGATAATAGAAAGCAAAAATTCAGCATTCGCAGTGGGTGGATATTATGTTGGAAACTCTGGCTGGACAACACACTTTATATCTAACGGCAAAGGTCTGCTTCCACTGCCTTCTGAATGGCCTGGATCTCTGCCCAGATCATTGGCTCTCGGAACAGTAGGCATGCCTGGGTAAGCTTTTATTTAATGTTGATTTGATCTGGTTTACACGGGGCAGTTTTGGTTTTGAGggaattttaaagggaacctgacaggTTATTTGTGCTAGCCTTTCTAAAGGCGGAATAAAGTAATGACAGACATGCTGACATCATAGGTCAGTCACTTATGTGTTAGCAAACTTTGAAAACTTGATACTTTGAACTTTTTCCATGGCCTGCAAGGAGTCCAACAATGATCATGATATGCAGGAAATCCCCTGCCGGCAGCTTATTGACAGATTCTCCCTATTATCCATTCAGCATGTGCCAGCAGCAGCTCTTACATAATACTATTTGAGACTTACAGATTTTATCTGTAACAGTGTAGAGGGCATAGGCCATATTAAATTAAATATCAATGAAGCACGTGATAAAAGAATATGTAGTGTACCGTATATGTCAAGTTTATAGCTAGTTAGTGTTATATGCCAGGGAAGGCAGCTCTTTGCTTGCAACTCTCCACATATAACACTCCCCACCCACGCTGTTTGTACTGtgcccaggggtggattggccatagactttacagggaaatttcccagtgggtcgATACCCAGGgagccgcctgagccctcctcatggccagtCAGTGGAAGTTTTTAGgggtgtattttgtgctgcgGGCAGTATTTTCTGAAGGactatggtatttggctctgttggggtggtataatgtgccacaattgctggctctgccttccatcaatttggacctaaCTTCAAAACGgtaccacttttagtattttttccagggccactttaagttcccagtccgcccctgactgtGCCACTGGTGTGTTTTAGACTTTGTGATTTATCAACACTATTCTGTATTTTATTAGTGTAACTGCATATTTTGGCCTTTTGGAAATCTGCAATCCTAAGGAAGGAGATGTAGTTCTTGTCAATAGTGCTGCTGGAGCAGTCGGATCAGTTGTAGGACAGATCGCCAAGATAAAAGTAAGTAAATGTGAAAGCAAATTTTTCTTTAAAATTAAATTTATTTCAAACCTGGTAAAATTAAGATAGCATTTTGTTTTACTGTCCTGTAGTTAATAGTCAAAGGCGTTGGGCCATCTCACATTTTGATGGCATATCAGtaggatatgtcaccaatgtccgattggtgcgggtcccacctctgggacctgcatctatctctagaacaggTGCTGCCAAAAGGAAGGAGGGTGCATTGCACAAGCGCAgctaccattcacttctatgggagtactCTTCATttgcttctatgggagttccagaaatagcCAAGAATACTCGGTTCTTTTTAgaactcccataaaaatgaatgaagaGCATGTCGCATATGTGCAGTGCACTCCCCTTCACTTTGCAggccccattctagagataggtgctggtcccagaggtaggacacaCATCTAttggacattggtggcatatcctagtgatatgccaccaaagagtgagatggaccaacccctttaatgctattcTGTTTCACATTGCAAGCATCACAGACAACttactgttacattgttgtgaCCAAACACTGTTGCTTGACCTCTTTTGATGAAAGTCACCATAACTGGCAGCAATAAATTACCACGATTATCACTATTGATAGCACATTTTTATGTCCCAAATAGTTTATGAATTCTGGAAGGGCCATTTGTCAGAAAATTCTTAAATGTTTAGTGTTATATGAACACCCTAAAAACTCTTCTTTAATTGTGATGAATTAAGTTTATGCAATTAGAGGGATGTatcacctttgatcttgtgtgtttttctcttaATTGACTCCGGATCTGTGATATCACCTGTTTGAAATGTTAGATTCTGTGTTCTGttgattaacaataaaaaaaaaatatacaaaaaaagaaTTGAGGTGAATTTTTAGATAAGAAAGTGTTACATGTTGCATGGCATATTTTATAAACTGTCCCAGCTTTGCTCTATTTTTAAACCTCAGGGTGGTGAACAGGCTGAGGTATAGAAGTGGCCAGCCTAAAAAAAGAAGTCATTATTGTAATGTCATCCAAGGGCAAGGACATTGATTAAAGGTGTtttgcaaaacttttttttactaatgactagggataagcgaatcgacttcggatgaaacatccgaagtctattcacaTAAAACTTCTAATACTgtacctctggataggtcattagtatctggtcggtaggggtctgacacctgggacccccacggaTCTGTTgcatgagaaggcagcggtgctcccagTAGCGCTGATGCCTTCTCTCAGTTCAACAAGCACAGCACCACacattgtatagtgactgtgcttggtatcgcagctcagccacattcatttcaatgaggctaAGCAGCACCTTGGCCATGTGActaatgaacgtgatgtcacatggcctagagaaAGCTGTGAGAATGTGGTAGGGCTACTGCGAGCGCTAGTGTCTCTTCAAAcggctgatcgacaggggtccagattgttggatccccactgatcagatactgatagccAATCCAAAGGATAAGccatcagctaaaaaaaaaaaattggaaaacccttttaagcacaGGAGTGAGCTCTTCAATAGGGTGTTGGTGTCCTTAAAGTGTACTGGCTGTGCTAGAATGGTAAGTCGGAGCCTTTATTTCTTTCTGGCTGGGTGCTATATTCTGGTCAGCTTGGGATCTCGCACAGtggccagatttactaatcctaaagatggcgTAAGCTTAGACAGGATGTCTAGCCCTGCAcatgatttatcacaggggctccagcaggatgataaatgtggtgcagggatagccACTCTGACTCTGTATCAATTAATGGTTGGCATTTCAGACAGATTTTTACGCAAAATTGTGCATCTTAAGCTCTGTCCTTTCCCACAAAGATCCATCCCTTTCCACTAAGTCTCATCTTCTTGTCATGTCAAAAAAAAGTGTAGCAGCCCTACATGCTCCAAATTGCACCAACTTATGCCACTTTTTAGACAAATTTGTGTGAATGTTTTAGTCCTAAGCTGTGTTCATTATGACACCAGAAACAAagagagagatttatcaaactggtgtaaagtggaactgacttagttgcccatagcaaccagtcagattccacctttcatttttcacagcttctttggaaaattaaaggtggaaaaaaataggacaggttatatttttttgacggactggaaccacggatcatggacgtggatgacaaacggtgcattagccaagttttcaacggacccattgaaagtcaatgggtccgcagaaaatcatgaaaaacggaacaacggacacggaataaaacaacggtcgtgtgcatgaagccttaaagtGGAGTGTGGGCCCGTCAcatatcaaaatgtcatatgcaattTTTGTATTTCTCCTTAGGGCTGTAAGGTAGTGGGATCTGCTGGTTCAGATGACAAAATCCAATATTTAAAAGAAATTGGCTTTGATGAAGCTTTTAACTATAAAACAGTGAGTTCTTTGGAAGAAGCCCTGAAGAAGGCATCTCCAGAAGGCTATGACTGCTATTTTGAGAATGTGAGTCTTGCTCTCTCTTGTATTGGGGAGGCAGGGGGAAAACAAAGCCACTCGAATTTAGAATAAAATGTGCGTATGTGTACATGAGTGATAACGCTATATTTGACCATAGTATGACTTTAATTTGGCATATTTTAGCAGCTTTCTCTTTTGCAGGCTATATCTCTAAGTCTCAGTTGAATCTAAGCTGGTGGGTGGAAACTAGCTGCTCCCCATATAATACCCCTAGAGATAACAAATTTGGCTCCATAATTCTGTTTCATTTAGAATCGCGcaaaagtacagtacagtatgggATATCATAGAGAAGTATTGGGCTAGtatagatgtgaataaagcacttgcgTGCTATATAACATTTACTGTTAGCTGCTGAATCATGTCTGTACTGTTCTGGGAGTTCTAAggaatgatgtaatctgtagctaTCATCTCCTATGTCTGAGGGTGCAGTGAGACCTTATGGATGAATTAGATTAGTTTTAAATATCCAAGAACATTGAAGAATGAAGTAGCAATGTCAAGAAATTGATGTGGGACAAACAATAAATGTGAATacaaatacacaatatattaaacacATTTTGTTCTTTGCTCTGTAGGTTGGTGGGAAATTTTCCGATGCTGCACTACCACAAATGAAGGATTTTGGAAGAATTTCTGTCTGTGGTGCGATATCCATGTATAATGATGCAGTGCCTCCATCAGGTAAATTTGTATGGCTGTTAATCAGTTTAATTCATGtattaaatgggttgtgcaaAAATGGGGAGGGTTTTGGCAACCTCTTGGCCGGTCCTGTAAAgagaagcttacttacctgctccctggtgctggctccctgctccttctcttcCAGCTCTGCTGGGCTCCCTTGCTGAAAACATTTACTTTGACATTGccatggccagtgattggctgcaggcaatgtcaaaccggatgtttacagagagggagcacagtggcacaACTTTTACAGGTCCAGCCAAGTGGAGGGGTTGACTAAAAAAACAATTCttgcacaacccatttaaggaCTAGGCTACACTACTTAATTTGAGGCTTCACCGGTTGTGTGGCAGAAACTGAATTGCACTATTTATTACCCAAGATACTGCTgcacatatttttttcataattacTTGAATGAACTGAACTTCGGCATTCGGAGTTATATCATCCAATTTCAGGTGAATGCTAAATTCATCTTTAATGATCCTGAAAACATTCCAGCTACACAGCAAAGGTCCTATAGAGAGTCCCATAATGACATCTAAGACACATTCATGTAATTTATTCTCTCTACTTGTTAGAAAAACCCAAATGTGGGAGATCACCTCTAAATTAAAACTTGTGTAGTATATCCAGCTAACATTTAAGTCACCTAATAAAATTGCTGGGTTAGTATGGTTAGGGTCAAGCTATCCATGGCTCTACCGTGGTAGTAGTTATGAAAATGAAAGGCATATTTACATATGTAACATGTAGCATGTTTCCTTCAGTTTAACAAAAGAAATCTGCAGACCTAATGAATGTCAAGATTTTCAACTTTAATAAATTCAACTGAAAATAGATGTATTTGTTACCACCACTTTAAGAGGCACAATGGCCTAGATTTATTAATGTCTGTTAGAGAAATCTGTCTGCAAAGATTGGTGCATCtatgtttctacacttttttccaaATACATGACAAGGGGCAGTGCTTAGTGTATAGGGACGGAGATTCATGGGAAAGGGTGAAGGGCCTAATATgcaccattttggcaccaaaattgAGCCAGAATCTGTCTTAAAAATCTacatcaaagtaagccaaccaatagttggtatataatcagagaaaagtgtctatccctgcaccagatttatcatccagcctaagACATTGTGATAAATCTTatgcaggtctagacagtctgCCTACGTTTATGCTATCTTTAGgactattaaataaaaaaaagaagccaGAATTTTTAGCATATCCACCACCAAAAAAAAGCGATCAATTACAAGCGATCAATAACTATTATGTACACCAAAATGATACCAGTGAAAATTACAagtcacaaaaatcaagccctcacacagttccttatgaagaaaaataaaaaggataTGTCTTGGGATGTAGAGatgcaaaaccatttttttaaaggttttttatCGTGCAAAAGTAATAAAACGTAAAAAAAGACCTACAGTATATGACGCAAAAGAATGTTGTAAAATTcacagtgtaaaaatgtaaaggcAGTATTGATGTTTTTCTTACATTCCTCCCCTGAAAGAGTTACATGTAATAATCAGTGATTATTACGTGTGATAAatgtaccattaaaaactacaatttattctgaaaaacaaaaaacaagctcccatgcGGCTACatcgacataaaaaaaaaaaagttatagctcttggaatgcgacgatcaaaaaaatgaaataactgCTGCTTAGTCACTAAGGTGCCTAATGGATATGggcgaaggggttaaaaaaaattaaggtcATATTAACAGCACATAGCAGTTCCCAAAGGGAACATAGTGAAAAGTATGTCAAGCATTGCAGTGCCCATACGCTATATGGCAGTCACCATgatatatattcttatataaaTGTGTTATTTCTCTGCAGATAACTTTTTACTTTTAGTCTTTAATTAAAATTTCTTTTGCATGTCTTTTATAGGACCTTATATACAACCCAccattctcttcaaacaactCCGAATGGAAGGTTTCATTGTGACGCGCTGGTCAGACAGATATCAAGAAGGACAAAAACAGCTCCTGCAATGGGTTTTAGAGGTAATGTTATACATACGGTATATGGTAATGTTATATATGGTAATTTAAAATAATTATTCCATGGTAGCATACACTATGACAATATGATCTAGAGTTAAGTTATGCTAGTAAAGAGTGGCACTACTTGTGGCCAGtcacttaaagggtttatccagctATCTGTAACTGatgacctctggataggtcatcagcatctgattggtgctGAGCTGAGaccaggccacgtgaccgatggtcATGATGTCACTTGCCTATGGTAAGCAGCTAATCTGAGGGTGTCCTTGGTGTCAGATACctactgatcagatgctgataaccTATTCACAGGATCAGTTACCATAGCCGGATAACctatttaaaggagttatcccatggttaatgtaaaaaataaataccggacatcatatagtacatgacaatttctttctaacaaagttag
This portion of the Bufo bufo unplaced genomic scaffold, aBufBuf1.1, whole genome shotgun sequence genome encodes:
- the LOC120983013 gene encoding prostaglandin reductase 1-like, whose product is MYIFSEILLESVFLSVDPYMRPYSSRTMKGGDVMIGSQVARIIESKNSAFAVGGYYVGNSGWTTHFISNGKGLLPLPSEWPGSLPRSLALGTVGMPGVTAYFGLLEICNPKEGDVVLVNSAAGAVGSVVGQIAKIKGCKVVGSAGSDDKIQYLKEIGFDEAFNYKTVSSLEEALKKASPEGYDCYFENVGGKFSDAALPQMKDFGRISVCGAISMYNDAVPPSGPYIQPTILFKQLRMEGFIVTRWSDRYQEGQKQLLQWVLEGKVKYHEHITKGFENMPAGFIGMLRGENTGKAIIQV